The Lipingzhangella halophila genome segment GGAGGCATGGGAGGAACAGAAGGCCATCAAGGAGGTCATGGTCTTCCTGCAGGGCATCGAGGTCTCTACCTCGCTCGCGGTGCGCATCTACAAGAAGTACGGCGACGCCTCCATCAGCACGGTGCGCAACGAGCCGTATAAGCTCGCCACCGACGTCTGGGGGATCGGCTTCAAGACCGCCGACACCATCGCGCAGTCGGTCGGCATCCCGCACGACAGCCCGCAGCGGGTCAAGGCGGGGATCCAGTTCACCCTGTCGGAGTCCACCTCCGACGGCCACTGCTACCTGCCCGAGGAGAAGCTGATCAGCGAGGCGGTGAAGATCCTGCAGGTCGACTCCGGCCTGGTGATCGACTGCCTGGCCGAGCTCGTCGCGGAGGAAGGGGTGCTGACCGAGAAGGTGCCGGGCCCCGACGGCGAGCCGCGGACCGCGGTGTACCTCGTGCCGTTCCAACGGGCCGAGACCGCGCTCGCCGCGCAGCTTCGCACCCTGCTCACCTGCGACACCGACCGGATGTCGGCGTTCGCCGGCGTCGACTGGGACAAGGCCCTCGGGTGGCTGCGGAGCCGTACCGGCACCGATCTCGCCGAGGAGCAGCAGGCGGCGGTCACGCTCGCGCTCACCAGCAAGGTCGCGGTCCTCACCGGTGGTCCCGGCTGCGGCAAGTCGTTCACCGTGGCCTCGATCATCACGCTCGCCGCCGCCAAGAGGGCGAAGATCATCCTCGCCGCGCCCACCGGTCGGGCGGCCAAGCGGCTCACCGAGCTCACCGGGCACGAGGCGTCCACGGTGCACCGGCTGCTGGAGCTCAAGCCCGGGGGCGACGCCTCGTACGACAGGGACCGGCCGCTCGACTGCGACCTTCTTGTGGTCGACGAGGCGTCCATGCTCGACCTGCTGCTGGCCAATAAGCTGGCCAAGGCCGTGCCGCCCGGGGCGCACCTGCTGCTCGTCGGCGACGTGGACCAGCTTCCCTCCGTGGGTGCGGGCCAGGTGCTGCGCGACCTGCTCGCCACCGATGACGGCCGCGAGGACGCCCCAATCCCCAATGTCCGGCTCACGCGCGTTTTCCGCCAGGCGCAGCAGTCCGGCGTCGTCAGCAACGCGCACCGGGTCAACGCCGGGAAGCCGCCGCTGTTGGACGACATGAGCGACTTCTTCC includes the following:
- the recD2 gene encoding SF1B family DNA helicase RecD2 yields the protein MATGRTGQAGPAGHGPRPAVLEGVLERITYANEETGYTVARIDDGRSGELTTAVGALLGAHPGESLRMEGRWGSHPQYGRQFTVENYTTVLPATVQGVRRYLGSGLVKGIGPRLAERIVAYFGAGALDVIEQTPERLIEVPNLGPKRTKLIAEAWEEQKAIKEVMVFLQGIEVSTSLAVRIYKKYGDASISTVRNEPYKLATDVWGIGFKTADTIAQSVGIPHDSPQRVKAGIQFTLSESTSDGHCYLPEEKLISEAVKILQVDSGLVIDCLAELVAEEGVLTEKVPGPDGEPRTAVYLVPFQRAETALAAQLRTLLTCDTDRMSAFAGVDWDKALGWLRSRTGTDLAEEQQAAVTLALTSKVAVLTGGPGCGKSFTVASIITLAAAKRAKIILAAPTGRAAKRLTELTGHEASTVHRLLELKPGGDASYDRDRPLDCDLLVVDEASMLDLLLANKLAKAVPPGAHLLLVGDVDQLPSVGAGQVLRDLLATDDGREDAPIPNVRLTRVFRQAQQSGVVSNAHRVNAGKPPLLDDMSDFFLFPCDEAERAAEITVDVVANRIPRKFGLDPRRDIQVLTPMHRSPAGAGNLNTLLQGALTPSREGLPERRFGGRVFRVGDKVTQIRNNYEKGANGVFNGTLGVITGIDHDDQQVSVRTDEDEDIPYDFAELDELVHAYAMTVHRSQGSEYPAVVIPVTTSAWMMLQRNLLYTAITRAKRLVVLVGARKAIAQAVRNATAGRRHTALTHRLLVS